From Streptomyces sp. TLI_105, the proteins below share one genomic window:
- a CDS encoding ester cyclase gives MTFVQIIDCKTSRVDDLNRLMDRWVEQTKGKRTATHSIVGKDRSDGSHVVEIVEFPSYDVAMQNSQLPETDRIFREMVALCDEMPTFTDLDVVRDEQMYKAASRRFFELLSEPGELPPLDEVFAEGYHDHDPSTPNDSYGMDALRREAEMWRAAFDFAFTVEDQIADGDRVCTRWTWNGTHVGDFMGIQPTGMEVSMTGMVVHRFREDGKAVEGWWQYDLLGLMEQLGAVEA, from the coding sequence ATGACATTCGTGCAGATCATCGACTGCAAGACGAGCCGGGTCGACGACCTGAACCGGCTCATGGACCGGTGGGTCGAGCAGACCAAGGGCAAGCGGACCGCGACGCACAGCATCGTCGGCAAGGACCGTTCCGACGGCTCTCACGTCGTGGAGATCGTCGAGTTCCCCTCGTACGACGTGGCCATGCAGAATTCGCAGCTCCCCGAGACCGACCGGATCTTCCGGGAGATGGTCGCGCTCTGTGACGAGATGCCGACCTTCACCGACCTGGACGTGGTCCGGGACGAGCAGATGTACAAGGCGGCCTCCCGCCGGTTCTTCGAGCTGCTCTCGGAGCCGGGGGAGCTTCCGCCGCTGGACGAGGTGTTCGCCGAGGGGTACCACGACCACGATCCGAGCACGCCGAACGACTCGTACGGCATGGACGCGCTGCGGCGCGAGGCGGAGATGTGGCGGGCGGCCTTCGACTTCGCCTTCACCGTGGAGGACCAGATCGCCGACGGCGACCGGGTCTGCACGCGCTGGACCTGGAACGGCACCCATGTCGGCGACTTCATGGGGATCCAGCCGACCGGGATGGAGGTGAGCATGACCGGGATGGTCGTCCACCGCTTCCGGGAGGACGGCAAGGCCGTCGAGGGCTGGTGGCAGTACGACCTGCTCGGGCTGATGGAGCAGCTCGGAGCCGTGGAGGCGTAG
- a CDS encoding carbohydrate ABC transporter permease, which yields MKARTRAATLLLTPFFVLFTAVMVVPIGYAVWLSLFTEKQSGLGFGGTETVFTGLDNYTAALGDRAFLEGFGVLLGYCLLYIPLLLAGALGLALLLDSALARARRFFQLALFLPHAVPGIIAALIWVYLYTPQLSPVVQAMDAGGVGFDFFSPEGTLPSVVNIALWEWLGYNMVIFYAALQAIDRSVLEAATVDGASAWRIAFAIKVPLIKSSLAMVGLFTIIGSLQLFTEPLILNKGTGSAVTSTWTPNMYAYTAAFDRNDYGLAAAASVLLALTAALLSFAVTRLTGRRKAGAASAAGAARKAVRTRKEQPA from the coding sequence ATGAAGGCCCGCACCCGCGCCGCCACGCTCCTGCTGACCCCCTTCTTCGTCCTGTTCACCGCGGTGATGGTGGTGCCGATCGGATACGCGGTCTGGCTCAGCCTCTTCACCGAGAAGCAGTCCGGACTGGGCTTCGGCGGCACCGAGACCGTCTTCACCGGCCTCGACAACTACACCGCGGCGCTGGGTGACCGGGCCTTCCTCGAAGGCTTCGGCGTCCTCCTCGGATACTGCCTGCTCTACATCCCGCTGCTGCTCGCCGGAGCCCTCGGCCTCGCCCTCCTGCTCGACTCGGCACTCGCCCGCGCCCGCCGCTTCTTCCAGCTCGCGCTCTTCCTGCCGCACGCCGTCCCCGGCATCATCGCCGCCCTGATCTGGGTCTACCTCTACACGCCCCAGCTCAGCCCGGTCGTGCAGGCCATGGACGCCGGAGGCGTCGGCTTCGACTTCTTCTCCCCCGAAGGCACCCTGCCCTCCGTCGTCAACATCGCCCTGTGGGAGTGGCTCGGCTACAACATGGTCATCTTCTACGCCGCCCTCCAGGCCATCGACCGCTCCGTCCTCGAAGCCGCCACCGTCGACGGCGCGAGCGCCTGGCGCATCGCCTTCGCCATCAAGGTCCCGCTCATCAAGTCCTCGCTCGCGATGGTCGGCCTCTTCACGATCATCGGCTCCCTCCAGCTCTTCACCGAGCCGCTCATCCTCAACAAGGGCACCGGCTCCGCCGTCACCTCCACCTGGACGCCGAACATGTACGCCTACACCGCGGCCTTCGACCGCAACGACTACGGACTCGCCGCCGCGGCCTCCGTACTCCTCGCCCTGACGGCGGCGCTGCTCTCCTTCGCCGTGACCCGGCTGACGGGCCGCCGCAAGGCGGGCGCGGCGAGCGCGGCGGGCGCCGCACGCAAGGCGGTCAGGACACGGAAGGAGCAGCCGGCATGA
- a CDS encoding ABC transporter substrate-binding protein: protein MSRTWSRTSRVIAGTATALAVLTACGGGGDDTASKPKGPVTITFWGWAKGSKDVVDAFNASHTDIQVKFEEIPSGTAGGYAKISNAVKAGNAPDLVSIEYSSLPEFVSSGALQDIGDQFTEADRAKLLPQSVELTTLGGKSWAVPFDAAPQAFFYRKDLFARYKLQVPTTWDAFKKAAEQVKKADAKARIATFFPDDPTTFEAMAWQAGAQWFKAENDTWKVNTTDPATTKVTAYWQGLLDADLVHKDASFSPEWVGSLKNGTTIGYLGASWGAGVLKGNAPELSGKWAVAPVPTWDGKPASGMLGGTSFAVTKDSRQKAAAVAFAEWMSTTEEGVKARIASGTSSAFPAAAALRPVAKKAFDAGYYGGQDIYALFESAGASINPNWSWGPTTGTTNTAIKDRFGKIAQGGPSIADAVKAGHDATVAELTKRGLKVEG from the coding sequence GTGTCCCGTACTTGGAGCAGAACGTCCCGCGTCATAGCCGGCACCGCCACCGCCCTGGCCGTCCTCACGGCCTGCGGCGGCGGCGGTGACGACACCGCAAGCAAGCCGAAGGGGCCGGTGACCATCACCTTCTGGGGCTGGGCCAAGGGCTCCAAGGACGTCGTGGACGCCTTCAACGCCTCCCACACCGACATCCAGGTGAAGTTCGAGGAGATCCCCTCCGGCACCGCCGGCGGCTACGCCAAGATCTCCAACGCCGTGAAGGCGGGCAACGCCCCCGACCTGGTCTCCATCGAGTACTCCTCGCTCCCCGAGTTCGTGAGCTCCGGCGCCCTCCAGGACATCGGCGACCAGTTCACCGAGGCCGACCGCGCCAAGCTCCTCCCGCAGTCCGTCGAACTCACCACCCTCGGCGGGAAGTCCTGGGCCGTCCCCTTCGACGCCGCCCCGCAGGCCTTCTTCTACCGCAAGGACCTCTTCGCCCGGTACAAGCTCCAGGTCCCCACCACCTGGGACGCGTTCAAGAAGGCCGCCGAGCAGGTCAAGAAGGCCGACGCCAAGGCCCGCATCGCCACCTTCTTCCCCGACGACCCCACCACCTTCGAAGCCATGGCCTGGCAGGCCGGCGCCCAGTGGTTCAAGGCCGAGAACGACACCTGGAAGGTGAACACCACCGACCCGGCCACCACCAAGGTCACCGCCTACTGGCAGGGCCTCCTCGACGCCGACCTCGTCCACAAGGACGCCTCCTTCAGCCCCGAGTGGGTCGGCTCCCTCAAGAACGGCACCACCATCGGCTACCTCGGCGCCTCCTGGGGAGCGGGCGTCCTCAAGGGCAACGCCCCCGAGCTGAGCGGCAAGTGGGCCGTCGCCCCCGTCCCCACCTGGGACGGCAAGCCCGCCAGCGGCATGCTCGGCGGCACCTCCTTCGCCGTCACCAAGGACAGCAGGCAGAAGGCCGCCGCCGTCGCCTTCGCCGAATGGATGTCCACCACCGAGGAGGGCGTGAAGGCCCGGATCGCCTCCGGCACCTCCTCCGCCTTCCCCGCCGCCGCGGCCCTGCGCCCGGTCGCCAAGAAGGCCTTCGACGCCGGCTACTACGGCGGCCAGGACATCTACGCCCTCTTCGAGTCCGCCGGCGCCTCCATCAACCCCAACTGGTCCTGGGGCCCGACCACCGGCACCACCAACACCGCGATCAAGGACAGGTTCGGCAAGATCGCCCAGGGCGGCCCGTCCATCGCCGACGCCGTCAAGGCCGGCCACGACGCCACCGTCGCCGAACTCACCAAGCGCGGCCTGAAGGTCGAGGGCTGA
- a CDS encoding hydroxyacid dehydrogenase codes for MHPTTDNRPTLLLAMGPGVDERLLTPAHRTLLTHLAHTDPHLVAHDLTAPDPRAAAALAEAEILLTCWGATPLTAEVLARAPRLQAVVHAAGSVKHHITDACWERGLRVTSAAAANALPVAEYTLAAILFAGKGVLRSAQQYASLRTDHAWLEESADWGNHRRTIGIVGASRIGRRVVELLSPFDFEILLYDPYVKTPPPGTELTGLDDLCARSTVVSVHAPQLPSTRHMIGAAQLAAMPDGTTLINTSRGSLVDEAALLPHLVSARLHAILDVTDPELPHPDSPLWTLPNVLLTPHVAGSLGNELHRMADQALEEVARYAHGEPFAEEVRASDLQRSA; via the coding sequence ATGCACCCCACCACTGACAACCGCCCGACGCTCCTGCTCGCGATGGGCCCGGGAGTCGACGAACGCCTCCTCACCCCCGCCCACCGCACCCTCCTGACCCACCTCGCGCACACCGACCCCCACCTGGTGGCCCACGACCTGACCGCCCCCGACCCGCGGGCCGCCGCCGCGCTCGCCGAGGCCGAGATCCTCCTGACCTGCTGGGGAGCGACGCCGCTCACGGCCGAGGTCCTGGCCCGGGCCCCACGGCTCCAGGCGGTCGTCCACGCGGCGGGCTCCGTCAAGCACCACATCACCGACGCCTGCTGGGAGCGGGGCCTGCGCGTCACCTCGGCCGCCGCCGCCAACGCGCTGCCGGTCGCCGAGTACACGCTCGCCGCGATCCTCTTCGCCGGGAAGGGAGTCCTGCGCTCCGCCCAGCAGTACGCGTCGCTCCGCACCGACCACGCCTGGCTGGAGGAGTCCGCCGACTGGGGCAACCACCGCCGCACGATCGGCATCGTCGGCGCGTCCCGCATCGGCCGCCGGGTCGTCGAACTCCTGAGCCCCTTCGACTTCGAGATCCTTCTCTACGACCCGTACGTGAAGACCCCGCCGCCCGGCACGGAACTGACCGGCCTCGACGACCTGTGCGCCCGCAGCACGGTCGTGTCGGTGCACGCCCCGCAGCTCCCGTCCACGCGCCACATGATCGGCGCGGCGCAGCTCGCCGCGATGCCGGACGGCACGACGCTGATCAACACGTCCCGAGGCTCCCTCGTCGACGAAGCAGCCCTCCTCCCCCACCTCGTCTCGGCCCGCCTCCACGCGATCCTCGACGTGACGGACCCGGAACTCCCCCACCCCGACTCCCCCCTGTGGACCCTCCCGAACGTCCTCCTCACCCCCCACGTCGCCGGCTCCCTCGGCAACGAACTCCACCGCATGGCGGACCAGGCGCTTGAGGAGGTGGCGCGGTACGCCCACGGCGAGCCGTTCGCGGAGGAGGTACGGGCCTCAGACCTCCAGCGCTCGGCGTAG
- a CDS encoding carbohydrate ABC transporter permease — MSNRSPHRWLSKAAVNGALVLAVVYMLFPLVWLLTAATKDAGGLLAGNAFSFEGFDLGGNLSRIAEYNDGIYFHWYANSLLYAGLGALACSLVSVAAGYAFHVYDFRGKEKLFGLVLLGVLVPTTALALPMYLLASEVGIVNTYWAVLIPVLVNPFGVYLSRVFCAGYIPDEALEAARIDGAGEMRVFWSIGLRMVMPGFVTVFLFQFTAVWNNFFLPLVMLSDQKLYPLSLGLYAWNSNAHAEPDYYPLVVTGSLLAVVPLVIAFVSLQRHWKAGLTAGSVK, encoded by the coding sequence ATGAGCAACCGCTCCCCCCACCGATGGCTGTCCAAGGCGGCGGTCAACGGCGCCCTCGTCCTCGCCGTCGTCTACATGCTCTTCCCGCTGGTCTGGCTGCTCACCGCCGCCACCAAGGACGCCGGAGGCCTCCTCGCCGGAAACGCCTTCTCCTTCGAGGGCTTCGACCTCGGCGGCAACCTCTCCCGGATCGCCGAGTACAACGACGGCATCTACTTCCACTGGTACGCCAACAGCCTCCTCTACGCGGGCCTCGGAGCCCTCGCCTGCTCCCTGGTCAGCGTCGCCGCCGGATACGCCTTCCACGTCTACGACTTCCGGGGCAAGGAGAAGCTCTTCGGCCTCGTCCTCCTGGGCGTGCTCGTCCCCACCACCGCGCTCGCCCTGCCGATGTACCTCCTCGCCAGCGAGGTCGGCATCGTCAACACCTACTGGGCGGTCCTGATCCCGGTCCTCGTCAACCCCTTCGGGGTCTACCTCTCCCGGGTGTTCTGCGCCGGCTACATCCCCGACGAGGCCCTCGAAGCCGCCCGTATCGACGGCGCCGGGGAGATGCGCGTCTTCTGGTCCATCGGCCTGCGCATGGTCATGCCCGGCTTCGTGACCGTCTTCCTCTTCCAGTTCACCGCCGTCTGGAACAACTTCTTCCTCCCCCTGGTGATGCTCTCGGACCAGAAGCTCTATCCGCTGAGCCTCGGCCTGTACGCGTGGAACAGCAACGCCCACGCCGAACCCGACTACTACCCCCTCGTCGTCACCGGATCCCTGCTCGCCGTCGTCCCCCTCGTCATCGCCTTCGTCTCCCTCCAGCGCCACTGGAAGGCCGGCCTGACGGCCGGCAGCGTCAAGTGA
- a CDS encoding DUF2264 domain-containing protein, with the protein MPTPPENRELSPYTGWTRAHWEAMADRLLLDVRPFSSPGHGLVDLPGPRPSWSGPRSDGLEGWARTFLLAALRVAGAHGEDPGGHLDRYAAGLTAGTEKPGRDDQDSWPLMADTRQAIVESASIALGLRLTRPWLWDRLDDRTRQRAVDWLLPALGPSPVDNNWWLFGLTVAGFLQDASIETDRAAATVDRSLARIEDWYLGDGWYSDGDNRAFDHYNAWALHFYPVLHAHLAGDRKLLDHYGPRLRAHLDDHVHLFDTAGAPVPYGRSLIYRFAAAAAPWLGTLTGHTPLTPGATRRLASGALRYFLDRGATDERGLLGLGWHGPYPPLVQEYSGPGSPYWASKGFLGLLLPTGHPAWTDPEEPLPAERADAVRAFAPAGLLVQTTVADGLVRLHNHGSNHVHSAPGGEDDPGYARHAYSTRTGPTTGPAPADNHFALLVDGKATTRGPAVPAGTGPDRAASLHHPLPGVRVLSATLVHGRAELRAHLVLDAPEGTPVRQTGWAVTPDGPHAQLHSVHGYRPEATELPTGETLQGPGSRTLALHGATHGPESLFVALASLTAEPDPAPVSHLANVRVTGPHNLTVTWRNGTTAHLALEVPEALEAPDPEDP; encoded by the coding sequence ATGCCCACGCCGCCCGAGAACCGTGAGCTCAGCCCGTACACCGGCTGGACCCGTGCCCACTGGGAGGCCATGGCCGACCGACTCCTCCTGGACGTACGCCCGTTCAGCTCCCCCGGTCACGGCCTCGTCGACCTCCCCGGGCCCCGCCCCAGCTGGTCCGGCCCCCGCTCCGACGGCCTGGAGGGCTGGGCCCGCACCTTCCTCCTCGCCGCCCTCCGCGTCGCGGGCGCCCACGGCGAGGACCCGGGCGGCCACCTCGACCGGTACGCCGCGGGGCTCACCGCCGGCACCGAGAAGCCGGGCCGGGACGACCAGGACTCCTGGCCCCTGATGGCCGACACCCGCCAGGCGATCGTCGAATCCGCCTCGATCGCCCTCGGCCTCCGCCTCACCCGCCCCTGGCTCTGGGACCGCCTCGACGACCGCACCCGACAGCGGGCCGTCGACTGGCTCCTCCCCGCCCTCGGACCGTCCCCCGTCGACAACAACTGGTGGCTCTTCGGCCTCACCGTCGCCGGCTTCCTCCAGGACGCCAGCATCGAGACCGACCGCGCCGCCGCCACCGTCGACCGCTCCCTCGCCCGCATCGAGGACTGGTACCTCGGCGACGGCTGGTACAGCGACGGCGACAACCGCGCCTTCGACCACTACAACGCCTGGGCCCTGCACTTCTACCCGGTCCTCCACGCCCACCTCGCCGGCGACCGGAAGCTCCTCGACCACTACGGGCCCCGCCTCCGCGCCCACCTCGACGACCACGTCCACCTCTTCGACACCGCCGGCGCCCCCGTCCCGTACGGGCGGTCCCTGATCTACCGCTTCGCCGCGGCCGCCGCCCCCTGGCTCGGCACCCTCACCGGCCACACCCCGCTCACCCCCGGCGCCACCCGCCGCCTCGCCTCCGGCGCCCTGCGGTACTTCCTCGACCGCGGCGCCACCGACGAGCGCGGACTGCTCGGCCTCGGCTGGCACGGCCCGTACCCGCCGCTCGTCCAGGAGTACTCGGGACCCGGCTCCCCCTACTGGGCGTCCAAGGGCTTCCTCGGCCTCCTCCTGCCCACCGGTCACCCCGCCTGGACCGACCCCGAGGAACCCCTGCCCGCCGAACGCGCCGACGCGGTCCGCGCCTTCGCCCCCGCCGGGCTGCTCGTCCAGACCACCGTCGCCGACGGGCTCGTACGCCTCCACAACCACGGCAGCAACCACGTCCACAGCGCACCCGGCGGGGAGGACGACCCCGGCTACGCCCGGCACGCCTACTCCACCCGTACGGGACCCACCACCGGGCCCGCCCCCGCCGACAACCACTTCGCCCTGCTCGTCGACGGGAAGGCCACCACCCGAGGCCCCGCCGTCCCGGCCGGCACCGGCCCCGACCGGGCCGCCTCCCTCCACCACCCGCTGCCCGGCGTCCGGGTCCTCTCCGCGACCCTCGTCCACGGCCGCGCCGAGCTCCGCGCCCACCTCGTCCTCGACGCCCCGGAGGGGACTCCCGTACGGCAGACCGGCTGGGCCGTCACCCCCGACGGCCCGCACGCCCAGCTCCACTCCGTCCACGGCTACCGGCCCGAGGCCACGGAACTCCCCACCGGGGAGACCCTTCAGGGCCCCGGCAGCCGCACCCTCGCCCTGCACGGCGCCACCCACGGACCCGAGAGCCTCTTCGTGGCCCTCGCCTCCCTCACCGCCGAGCCCGACCCCGCCCCCGTGTCCCACCTCGCGAACGTCCGGGTCACCGGCCCCCACAACCTCACGGTGACCTGGCGGAACGGCACCACCGCGCACCTCGCCCTGGAAGTCCCCGAAGCCCTCGAAGCCCCCGATCCGGAGGATCCGTGA
- a CDS encoding right-handed parallel beta-helix repeat-containing protein translates to MTQRRTYSALAALTLSLLVAAPAQAAPPPGDRHYVDCSASEAGDGTVQHPWTTLAEANAHPYGPGDRLLFKRGATCTGTLAPQGSGSAARPFTIADYGDAAGRAVVDGNGAHDAVLLANSRHLRLTRLEITNAAAPGTERNGVRLRLADFGAAQGITLDHLSIHDVRGGDFKTLTGSSAIHVAVEGTTVPSWYDGLEIHHNDIRDVDREGIYFKSRFSRRDLVGNQQDPNAYPGAWTPSLNVRIHHNTLTSLAGDGIKIDTTDGTRVDHNRLDGFQLRSKAANAGIWTFNTDDTVVEYNEVSGGGNTKDGMSFDADGASKGTVFQYNHSHDNTGGFLLICPYSGAKTLGTVVRYNLSVDDGARLIQNCWGPILDTRIYNNTFVNRTVRPGHLVQDDAGSPATTQHELAIRNNIFVNEGASGGYGFKNPTPGLSFSHNLFHGIAMTRPNPGGLDADPLLLPDLRLATGSPALSAGTLIADNGGRDWFGNAVSATEAPGIGAYEGPGVQ, encoded by the coding sequence GTGACCCAGCGCCGTACGTACTCCGCGCTCGCCGCCCTCACCCTGTCCCTGCTCGTGGCCGCCCCCGCTCAGGCCGCACCCCCGCCCGGCGACCGCCACTACGTCGACTGCTCCGCGAGCGAAGCGGGCGACGGCACCGTCCAGCACCCCTGGACCACCCTCGCCGAGGCCAACGCCCACCCCTACGGGCCCGGCGACCGGCTCCTGTTCAAGCGCGGCGCCACCTGCACCGGCACCCTCGCTCCCCAGGGCTCCGGCTCCGCCGCCCGCCCCTTCACCATCGCCGACTACGGCGACGCGGCCGGCCGCGCTGTCGTCGACGGCAACGGCGCCCACGACGCCGTACTCCTCGCCAACAGCCGCCACCTGCGCCTCACCCGCCTGGAGATCACCAACGCGGCCGCCCCCGGCACCGAGCGCAACGGCGTCCGGCTCCGCCTCGCCGACTTCGGCGCCGCGCAGGGCATCACCCTCGACCACCTGTCGATCCACGACGTGCGCGGCGGCGACTTCAAGACCCTCACCGGCTCCAGCGCGATCCACGTCGCGGTCGAGGGGACGACCGTCCCCAGCTGGTACGACGGCCTGGAGATCCACCACAACGACATCCGGGACGTCGACCGCGAGGGCATCTACTTCAAGAGTCGCTTCTCCAGGCGCGATCTGGTCGGCAACCAGCAGGACCCGAACGCCTACCCCGGTGCCTGGACGCCCAGCCTGAACGTCCGGATCCACCACAACACCCTGACCTCGCTCGCCGGCGACGGCATCAAGATCGACACGACCGATGGGACCCGCGTCGACCACAACCGGCTCGACGGCTTCCAGCTCCGCTCCAAGGCCGCCAACGCCGGCATCTGGACCTTCAACACCGACGACACCGTCGTCGAGTACAACGAGGTCTCCGGCGGCGGCAACACCAAGGACGGCATGTCCTTCGACGCGGACGGGGCCTCCAAGGGCACCGTCTTCCAGTACAACCACAGCCACGACAACACCGGCGGCTTCCTGCTGATCTGCCCCTACAGCGGCGCCAAGACCCTCGGCACGGTGGTCCGTTACAACCTCAGCGTCGACGACGGCGCCCGGCTGATCCAGAACTGCTGGGGCCCCATCCTCGACACGCGGATATACAACAACACCTTCGTCAACAGGACCGTCCGTCCCGGCCACCTCGTCCAGGACGACGCAGGCAGCCCCGCCACCACCCAGCACGAGCTGGCGATCCGCAACAACATCTTCGTGAACGAGGGCGCGAGCGGCGGCTACGGCTTCAAGAACCCCACTCCGGGGCTCTCCTTCTCGCACAACCTCTTCCACGGCATCGCCATGACCCGTCCCAACCCCGGCGGCCTCGACGCCGATCCGCTGCTGCTCCCCGACCTCCGTCTCGCCACCGGCTCCCCCGCCCTGTCCGCCGGCACGCTCATCGCGGACAACGGCGGCAGGGACTGGTTCGGCAACGCCGTGTCGGCGACGGAGGCTCCCGGCATCGGGGCGTACGAGGGACCGGGGGTGCAGTAG
- a CDS encoding substrate-binding domain-containing protein: protein MRESAAERHDRLLALVRERGTARVSELAERLGVSPVTARRDVEVLAGRGLLDRVHGQVSWPQRQGAPGGGRPGEGLVLGLLAPSATYYFAEVIRGAHEAAARAGARLVLRISDYRPEEDRARTEGLLAAGAEGVLVAPGWRGPEDRLAYGDWLAELPVPAVLLERRAEPGSPLDGLDRVSSDHAHGVLLALRHLLSLGHATPLLVARRDSPTALAVRAGYAEALGTLGLKEPRPVIDSVPAEADPEGFERAVRALHEAVGSGLASAALVHNDVDAIEIVQRLADLGVRVPQDLALIAYDDEVAALADTPLTAVAPPKRQVGRHATELLVERLTEGSEEEAARRHLSLLPWLRVRDSCGARSTGVSTGGSTGGSTPSV, encoded by the coding sequence GTGCGCGAGAGTGCTGCCGAACGACACGACCGACTGCTGGCCCTGGTGCGCGAGCGCGGCACCGCCCGCGTCTCCGAACTGGCCGAACGCCTCGGGGTCTCCCCCGTCACCGCCCGCCGCGACGTCGAGGTCCTGGCCGGCCGGGGCCTGCTCGACCGGGTGCACGGCCAGGTCTCCTGGCCGCAGCGGCAGGGCGCGCCCGGCGGCGGACGCCCCGGCGAGGGCCTGGTCCTCGGCCTGCTGGCCCCCTCCGCCACGTACTACTTCGCCGAGGTCATCCGGGGGGCGCACGAGGCGGCGGCCCGCGCCGGGGCGCGGCTCGTGCTGCGGATCTCCGACTACCGGCCGGAGGAGGACCGGGCCCGCACCGAGGGCCTCCTCGCGGCGGGCGCCGAGGGCGTCCTCGTCGCGCCCGGCTGGCGGGGGCCCGAGGACCGGCTCGCGTACGGGGACTGGCTGGCCGAACTGCCCGTGCCGGCCGTGCTCCTGGAGCGCCGCGCCGAGCCCGGAAGTCCGCTCGACGGCCTGGACCGGGTCTCCTCCGACCACGCCCACGGCGTGCTGCTCGCCCTGCGCCATCTGCTCTCGCTCGGCCACGCGACCCCGCTGCTCGTGGCCCGCCGGGACTCCCCGACCGCGCTGGCGGTGCGCGCGGGCTACGCCGAGGCGCTGGGGACGCTGGGCCTGAAGGAGCCGCGCCCGGTCATCGACTCCGTACCGGCCGAGGCGGACCCGGAGGGCTTCGAGCGGGCGGTGCGGGCGCTGCACGAGGCCGTCGGTTCGGGTCTGGCGAGCGCGGCCCTGGTCCACAACGACGTGGACGCGATCGAGATCGTGCAGCGCCTGGCCGATCTGGGCGTGCGGGTGCCTCAGGACCTGGCCCTGATCGCGTACGACGACGAGGTCGCCGCCCTCGCCGACACCCCGCTGACGGCGGTCGCGCCGCCGAAGCGGCAGGTGGGACGGCACGCCACGGAGCTGCTCGTGGAGCGGCTCACCGAGGGGTCCGAGGAGGAGGCCGCGCGGCGGCATCTGAGCCTGCTGCCGTGGCTGCGGGTGCGGGACTCGTGCGGGGCGCGCTCCACCGGGGTCTCCACCGGGGGCTCCACGGGCGGATCCACACCTTCGGTCTGA